In a single window of the Rhodamnia argentea isolate NSW1041297 chromosome 2, ASM2092103v1, whole genome shotgun sequence genome:
- the LOC115738620 gene encoding probable cinnamyl alcohol dehydrogenase 6, with protein MAQETQNHTLTVSGWAAHDSSGEIKPYTFKRRENGVNDVTIKVLYCGICHTDLHYAKNDWGITMYPVVPGHEITGVVIKVGCNAGKFQIGDRVGVGCLAASCLECEFCANSQENYCDQIQFTYNGIFWDGSVTYGGYSNVIVADYRYVVRIPENLPMDSVAPLLCAGITVFSPLKDNGMLGSPGKKMGVVGLGGLGHVAVKFGKAFGHHVTVISTSPSKETEAKGRLGADDFIVSTNSQQMQAGKRTLDFILDSVSAKHSLGPILELLKVDGTLVTVGAPDQPLELPSFPLIFGKRSVKGSMTGGIRETQEMMDPCGEHNITCDVEVITPDAINEAMDRLAGNAVRYRFVIDIAGRISNL; from the exons ATGGCTCAAGAGACTCAGAACCACACGCTCACGGTCTCCGGCTGGGCTGCTCACgactcctccggcgagatcaaACCCTACACCTTCAAACGCAG AGAGAATGGCGTGAACGATGTGACGATCAAGGTCTTGTACTGCGGAATTTGCCACACTGATCTCCACTATGCCAAGAACGACTGGGGCATCACCATGTACCCCGTTGTCCCTgg GCATGAGATAACCGGGGTGGTGATTAAAGTGGGATGCAACGCGGGCAAGTTCCAGATCGGGGACCGGGTCGGGGTGGGCTGCCTGGCAGCCTCCTGCCTCGAGTGCGAGTTCTGTGCCAACTCGCAGGAGAACTACTGCGACCAGATCCAGTTCACCTACAACGGCATCTTCTGGGATGGCTCCGTCACCTACGGCGGCTACTCCAATGTCATCGTCGCTGATTACCG ATACGTGGTGCGCATACCGGAGAACTTGCCGATGGACTCGGTGGCGCCGCTGCTGTGCGCGGGAATCACCGTGTTCAGCCCTCTCAAGGACAACGGCATGCTGGGCTCGCCGGGGAAGAAGATGGGGGTGGTGGGGCTCGGCGGGCTCGGCCACGTGGCGGTCAAGTTCGGGAAGGCGTTCGGCCACCACGTCACGGTCATCAGCACGTCCCCATCCAAAGAGACGGAGGCCAAGGGGCGCTTGGGCGCCGATGATTTCATCGTCAGCACCAATTCTCAGCAAATGCAG GCCGGGAAGAGGACCCTGGATTTCATTTTGGACTCGGTATCGGCCAAGCACTCTCTTGGGCCCATCCTAGAATTGCTCAAAGTGGACGGGACTTTGGTCACTGTGGGTGCACCTGATCAGCCTTTGGAATTGCCTTCCTTCCCATTGATTTTCG GGAAAAGGAGCGTCAAAGGTAGCATGACGGGTGGAATAAGAGAGACGCAGGAGATGATGGATCCGTGCGGCGAGCACAACATCACTTGCGACGTCGAGGTCATCACGCCAGATGCAATCAACGAGGCCATGGACCGC